The sequence TAGGTAGAtcttgtgaacgacacataccatatgggaataaagtaGTGGAAGtaggagaaaaccaatgtggtttCTTAGAGCTGTTAGGGAtgcaataaatgataataaaacaagcattcagactaatAAAACAAGGAGGTAGTGAGGAATCATTGAACAATTATAGGCAGAAGAATAGACTATGtagcaaaacaaataaaagaagcaaaaaatgCCACAGAAAATAGAacaagaaacagatcactgatctcagggagaccagccaaagataacactgttggtTAAAGCGCTGaatacagtaaaatcctaggtgcattgctccctgggaaacatgaatgtgCAAAAGAGAGTCCATGGAGGAGTCcgtattgggtccacttctttttatatattaaccccttccctccgcagaACATACCGGCAcgtcctgcggggggggggggaggttcagagaggggccgcgctgcagcacgggaccgcggctattagcgagtGCCGCCGATTGGCCGCGCACCGCTAATTAGGACagccaaacatgacagctgcctctaactgcCTTGTGTGCCCctctccttggtgtctagtggccggatctccccaccgcgatgcgatcacgaaggggagatccggtgtactgggccggccggggctcagggtcggaatgacgctgatcccggcctgGCAagccatttagatggtctgcagcagaccattataatagagcaccgatctgatggatcggtgctctattatgtacacagcattgatctcaatgggagattagtgctgtgtatatagaagtcccccaggggcttCTAATTTCTatgagtgaaaatgaaaaaaaagtgtttttaataataaaaaatcccctcctctaataaaagtttaaatcaccccccttttcccattttataaataaaaataaataaataaacaaacatatttgacatcgccacgtgcgtaatcgccggaaatattaaattatcacattcctgatctcgcactgtacacggtgtaagcgcaaaaaattcccaaagtgcaaaattgcgcatttttggtcgcatcaaattcagaaaaattgtgataaaaagcgatcaaaaagttgcatatacgcaagtaaggtaccaataaaaagtacacatcatggcacaaaaatgacacttcacacagccccatagaccaaagaataaaaacgctataagcatggaaatagagcgattttaaggaacatttcggtttttttgaaaggttttgattttttataagccattaaataatataaaagttatacatgttacatattgttgtaatcggaacaacttgaggaacatgcataacaagtcagttttaccatatggcgcatggcgtaaacacaaaaccaccccaaataaaaaatattgtgttttattttcaattttactgtgcatataatttttttctggtttcgcaatatattttatgcaaaaattaagtctgccatttcaaagtacaattagttgcacaaaaaataagggctcatgtgagtctgtaggtgaaaaaattcaagtgctatgggcttttaaacccgaggaggaaaaaacgaaaatgcaaaaacaaaaatatgcccaggaggggaggggttaaagataataaagataatataatattacaaagggatttggagaagctggaggcttgggcagataaatgtCAAATTAAGTttcatgtggataaatgtaaggtaatCTTCatctaaaggaaagaaggtttcaccatcagcacagatgcagattctttaTTATAAGAGTAGTACGATTGAAGACGGAAAGGAATTTGCTCCCTgtcatggggcaattgtcatctgcctcataagggtttttgcctttctctatgttgaacttgatggactcttgtcttttttaacctttttaactATGCGACCAAGCTTAGAACACcaaacatagcccccccccccccctcatattatAAGGAGTATAGGGGCTATCGGGACTGTGTCCAACCTGTGCAGGTGTATCATAGTTTCTACATTTCCCACAGGGCATGCACAGGTAATACCTGGGAGACAGGTATACCTTCGTCTAATGCAAAGTCCTTTTACTTAATTTAAAATAGTAATTTCAGAGACCTGACACTACAAATACATTATGGGCTCTCCTCCTCTTAAATAAGGAAAGAAAGATATACAGGAATCTTTATTAACAAATCCACAGATAATCACAAGCACACCTATGGGGCGGGTGATAGAAATAGCAGTTGCACCCTGGCTCTAGTGTTTTAGGAGGCCCAAAGTTTTCGTTGCAGGTGGAGTGTTggtcacttaaggccctatttcacgggtcgtttagaagagcaaacgagcgctctcagcgctcgtttgctcctcgttccccgctcgctgccgccgctattcaaagcggcagcagcgagcaggtgagtgcaggagggggcgtcggggagctgcggggggggggggggggggggctgccccggggatcgctgatcgtccgggcagcccataggatacagcagcgtctgctgccgatgctcctattcaacggagcgatggcagcagatcattgctgtatcagtcgcttgtttttcaacatgttgaaaaacaagcggctgcaacgatcagccgacatgaacgatgtcggctgatcattgcactctatttcacgggacgattatcgactgtagcggccgatatcggctgaatatggacgataatcgttccgtggaatagggcctttagtccagattttgcattggatctaggagcttaaaggggttggccactgtcagtaagtgcagtgagtacacttactaatactgtacactgaactattttactataaagtggccaactcctttaaggtTATATTTCTGAGTAAAATCAGCTTGAATCTTCCATCTTACGCATTTCAAACAGTCCTTAGTCATGGCTCAGTAATAACTATGGTCAATTGCGGTGGTTTTATACATTATGTTTTTCTGGGGAGGGGACAGTATTTGTGGAGCATTTTTCTGCACTATTTCACATTTTTAAATGAAaatccttatggtgcatttacacagagagatttatcaaacggatcttcgaagccaatgccaggaacagactataaacagagaacaggtcataaaggaaagactgagatttctgctcttctcaaatccattcctggctttggcttcaaaaacctgccagataaatctttctgtgtaaacgcaccctcagaTGACATGATCGATGATCACGACTTAAACATAACTAAAAAAGTGCacttgtatttgtgtgtgtgtgtgggggggggaaggttTAAGCCAAAAATGCTAAGCAAAACATTCTTGTGAAGAATTTTGGGACTTAAACATTGTCTGTGTGGCCTGAAAGGTATCAGAAGTGTAGTGGATGAAGACAAGTCATGGATAAGGATCAGGTTGGAAAGAAACATATAAGTGGGATGAGTCAAGCGGATCCAGTTATGGGTCCATGTTAAAGATTCCTTTTAACCTTTATCTTCTTGTGGCCATTGATTGGAGGTTGGTAAGTAACCACAGACatcattgcactctattatcCGTTCTTGTTCTGTACCCGGATGAAGCTGAGAAACAGACCACAGGCCTCGCAACATGGGTCACACATGCAGTGGATGCAGGAGCTCCAGAATAGCTTCATGCAGGAGAAGTTCATGTTCCAAATCCTTATACATGGCCCGATACACCAGATGTGACAGCACTGGACACAAGCGAACTCCAGCGCCCAGCAGAAGGCCAGGGGACAGCCACACAGGATTGACAACACAAGGTAGCAGCAATTCTTCACCCCACCATAGGTCTTGTAGGACATTTCCCAGACTCCGGGGATGCTGTGAGACCCTTCAGGCTCCCCAAATGCATCTTCAAAGAGAACCTGGAGAGAAAAGAAGTGACCTCATGACATTTTATTATAGGTAAGTAGATCAGTCTGTCACTAAAGGGCAAAAACGGgggaattttttaaaacatttttaggtCAGATTGGTTTAAGCCATCTCCTATGGTAAAGTGAATCAAAAATGTAATCAAATGCACATCCATAATTATAAGTGCGAAGTGTCCAACAGTCCAGGGTTGTAAATCAGAGCCTGCCCAAATGAATACACCTCACCCTCCCAAAGTGTTTCACTATCCTTATGGGATAATGCTTCCACAAGAAGATTAGCaaaatacattatatactgtctatatactGATCCCAGTAGTGTCCATCTATTAGAACTCTATAACAGCTATATGGTATTACCATACTGGGAGGAATATATCTAACTTGCGCCCAGAATTCATTTGGAAAATGCTAGCCAGCATAAATCAAGGCAAAAATCTCCACCAGCTTGGAAGCAGGCGGACATCTTTGTGCTTGCAGATTCGCTGGATTCACTGAGAGgtgtacacctcttagtaaatccggcatgGGAGCAGGGCTTTATGCTAGACTGGAGTACTTATACACCAGTCTTAATAcattacatattacacataatCTATGTAATAGTACTATACAGCATCATGTCAGTGTTTTATAGAACTATTATACAGTCGCTGTGTGGCCCCTtatatgtccctctttttgaactaggaattagatttgaattaataaactttctatcttgctctagaaagtgtctagTTTCTTgctgtggtgcaagttggatcctaataattgttatattcagatgaattatGTGACATGATGGCCCTTTTGACACATGATTTCACACATGTGACATATGGCAAATAAATCATTTTACCTGTCCGCAATTGTAGGTctgtaattacagacagggttacctatgtgtgaatgagacctaaggatgcagtcacacatacaggatctgctgcagatttgcagatatcaatgtaactaaatgtataactctgcagcggatcctgtgtgtgtgactgcatccttgaattaaaaagtatagaaatgtccgtaaaattttcctagactgaaccacaagtgtccctctttagccatccaaaaagttgggaggtatggagacaCTAGTTCACACTTTCAATGCagtttatggattttttttttatatgtagacTGTGGCAAAAAATAAGTTGtcagcctcagtcactgattggctggctggGCAATTACTCAGCCGGGGTCGAGGCGTTGCTGCTGCAGAATCCCGACTAATGTGAACAGGACCCGGGAGCGGCTGTACAGAGGCATGGGGATGGgttcacttgtttgttattttctcacccaTCCCCGCCTGCCTGCTGTTTTTACaatttgtg is a genomic window of Dendropsophus ebraccatus isolate aDenEbr1 chromosome 4, aDenEbr1.pat, whole genome shotgun sequence containing:
- the LOC138789836 gene encoding caveolin-3-like — protein: MAEFKSVPREPMALDMEHRDPNNLNEHVRVLFEDAFGEPEGSHSIPGVWEMSYKTYGGVKNCCYLVLSILCGCPLAFCWALEFACVQCCHIWCIGPCIRIWNMNFSCMKLFWSSCIHCMCDPCCEACGLFLSFIRVQNKNG